The Glycine soja cultivar W05 chromosome 3, ASM419377v2, whole genome shotgun sequence genome window below encodes:
- the LOC114406247 gene encoding uncharacterized protein LOC114406247, whose product MPINIHPSNGFLKPAEDMGFGLEFRKSSTKQHSSSKTVKESLVLPHSKRSSKDADKLKPKSDLKQKGKMDAEGKIQNSETVRRRATERDELVKHMSNLPGYLLRTDKVENFQEKAFNVGVLDWSRLEKWKHKQKHIPVLASSFTSLNSSELLSRTATKPSTSVGGKEKLSDKKSLPSSGIIKSSYRESLPESAKLPFYDVKRFESSKSVTKSIGDEKSLTPRAFESFGNKTHLDISLEKKRRNGYSKRSSHAKNFESKAKLHGISYLPNENGRDDGAKQNMEDLQEHKHKKKERNHKSSSDMGHPSVKSKGKGASSSSKKMSSSCSETRKKVDQLQELDFDGGQKHCHSKPSNIVLLCPGEIPQSSSSEDFQLSESRTSSVENFSESTKSSLSYVSLPDEDYTADGCSEIPPSGPPCSAVEFSSSETMQHSISTDMGVDHSSVVSKTPSSIIHKMSSLQPASGCFEKDMLDSKLRDQYAFSKLKESLDQETAELTAQKEMNPSHNRRFSFSLSRIGRSFSFKEGPTLPQYSSVYVSAKSGPVTPQSSVRWDNPSKEKVNSHIRNRSSPLRRLLDPLLKHKASDKHNSAQSSQALEGGSANSSFRTIGVNESLLAEKSKGSSVQGLLQLTIKNGVPLFKFVLNNERKIFAATRNSLASLEKGDLGSCFTFYLVNEIKKKSGGWISHGNKEKSCGYAYNVIAQMKFSSSKIAEPTNQNSSRKCMVKEYVLVSVEIGQTDQGPPKFIQSVELAAVVVETSCEKTTEGLHDDNNMLKKGCSKCLTDERCLCSSGENEASDCTTVILPGGVHGSPNKGEPTPLIYRWKTGGSCDCGGWDIGCRLLVLSNQNQNSSIPKSYKPYNDRFQLFVKEGTEKDTSLFTLLPLKDGFYSVEFDSTITHLQAFFISVVALSCQKLPGSLEMGSMHEEVLNLKEPSSMNNRKLQGKAPLKYAPIPPLSPVGRV is encoded by the exons ATGCCGATCAATATACATCCAAGTAATGGATTTTTGAAGCCTGCTGAGGACATGGGATTTGGTTTGGAGTTCAGAAAGAGCAGCACAAAACAGCATAGCAGTTCAAAGACAGTGAAAGAAAGTTTGGTATTGCCCCATTCGAAACGAAGTTCGAAGGATGCTGATAAGTTGAAGCCAAAGAGTGATCTCAAACAGAAAGGCAAGATGGATGCAGAAGGGAAGATTCAGAACTCCGAAACTGTGAGGAGGAGGGCAACAGAAAGAGATGAACTTGTCAAGCACATGTCTAATTTGCCAGGCTATCTCCTGCGCACCGATAAAGTAGAAAACTTTCAAGAGAAAGCTTTTAATGTTGGCGTTCTAGACTGGTCTCGGCTTGAGAAGTGGAAGCACAAGCAGAAGCATATCCCAGTACTAGCTAGTAGTTTCACATCTCTCAATAGCAGTGAATTGTTATCAAGAACAGCTACCAAACCATCTACCAGTGTTGGTGGCAAGGAAAAACTTAGTGATAAGAAAAGTTTGCCTTCTTCAGGCATCATCAAGTCATCTTATAGGGAATCCCTTCCTGAAAGTGCCAAGCTTCCTTTTTACGATGTCAAACGATTTGAATCTTCCAAAAGTGTAACTAAGAGCATTGGAGATGAGAAGAGCTTGACACCCAGGGCGTTTGAGTCCTTTGGCAACAAAACTCACTTAGATATATCACTTGAAAAGAAGAGGAGGAATGGCTATAGTAAAAGAAGTTCACATGCCAAAAATTTTGAATCAAAGGCGAAACTCCATGGGATCTCATATCTTCCTAATGAAAATGGTAGGGACGATGGAGCTAAGCAGAACATGGAAGATTTGCAAGAGCATAAAcacaagaaaaaagagagaaatcatAAGTCCAGCTCTGATATGGGACATCCATCAGTAAAATCAAAAGGCAAAGGGGCCTCATCCAGTTCTAAGAAAATGAGTTCCAGCTGTAGTGAAACCAGGAAAAAGGTGGATCAGCTGCAGGAATTGGATTTTGACGGTGGTCAGAAACATTGCCATAGCAAGCCAAGTAATATTGTGCTTCTTTGTCCCGGAGAAATTCCCCAGTCAAGTTCTTCAGAGGATTTTCAGCTTTCTGAATCAAGAACATCCTCGGTAGAAAATTTTTCGGAATCAACCAAAAGTAGTTTGTCATATGTTTCCCTTCCTGATGAGGATTACACAGCAGATGGATGTTCCGAAATCCCTCCATCAGGGCCACCGTGTTCTGCAGTTGAGTTTTCTTCTTCGGAAACAATGCAACACAGCATTAGTACTGATATGGGTGTAGACCATTCTTCTGTTGTGTCTAAGACACCATCTTCCATAATACATAAGATGTCTAGTCTGCAACCTGCAAGTGGTTGCTTTGAAAAGGATATGTTAGACTCTAAGCTGAGAGATCAGTATGCCTTCAGTAAGTTGAAGGAATCACTGGACCAGGAAACTGCTGAGCTGACAGCTCAGAAGGAAATGAATCCATCCCATAACCGTCGGTTTAGCTTCAGCTTAAGTCGAATTGGAAGAAGTTTCAGTTTCAAAGAGGGGCCCACGCTGCCACAATATAGTTCCGTGTATGTTAGTGCAAAGTCTGGTCCGGTGACGCCTCAATCTTCTGTTCGTTGGGATAATCCAAGCAAAGAGAAGGTTAATAGTCATATCAGAAACCGGTCCAGCCCCTTGCGGAGGTTGTTAGACCCTTTATTGAAGCACAAGGCATCAGATAAACACAATTCAGCTCAAAGCAGTCAGGCACTAGAGGGTGGAAGTGCAAATTCAAGCTTCAGGACTATTGGTGTCAATGAATCACTGCTGGCTGAAAAGAGCAAAGGATCATCAGTTCAAGGCCTCTTGCAGCTTACAATAAAAAATGGAGTGCCCTTGTTTAAATTTGTGCTCAACAATGAAAGAAAGATTTTTGCTGCTACCAGGAATAGTTTAGCATCACTCGAGAAGGGTGATTTAGGCAGCTGTTTTACATTCTACCTGGTtaatgaaattaagaaaaagagtgGTGGATGGATAAGCCatggaaacaaagaaaaaagctgTGGCTATGCCTACAATGTTATTGCTCAGATGAAGTTTTCTAGCTCTAAAATTGCCGAACCAACCAATCAGAACTCCAGTAGAAAGTGTATGGTTAAAGAATATGTTCTGGTGAGTGTTGAAATCGGCCAGACAGATCAAGGACCACCTAAGTTCATCCAGAGCGTGGAGCTGGCAGCTGTTGTTGTTGAGACCTCATGCGAAAAGACCACTGAAGGACTGCATGATGATAACAACATGCTGAAGAAAGGATGCTCAAAGTGCTTGACAGATGAAAGATGCTTGTGCAGTTCAGGAGAAAATGAAGCTTCTGATTGCACTACTGTTATACTTCCAGGTGGTGTACATGGTTCACCAAACAAAGGTGAACCTACACCTTTGATCTATCGATGGAAAACCGGGGGATCATGTGATTGCGGGGGTTGGGACATTGGTTGCAGACTGCTTGTGCTCTCCAACCAGAACCAGAATTCAAGTATTCCAAAGAGCTATAAACCTTATAATGATCGTTTTCAACTTTTTGTTAAG GAAGGAACTGAGAAAGACACATCACTTTTCACTTTGTTACCACTGAAGGATGGTTTCTACTCGGTTGAATTCGACTCAACAATCACTCATTTACAGGCATTTTTCATTTCAGTTGTGGCTTTAAGCTGCCAGAAACTACCAGGTTCCTTGGAAATGGGTAGCATGCATGAAGAGGTCCTTAACCTTAAGGAACCCAGTTCCATGAACAACAGAAAACTTCAGGGGAAAGCACCTTTAAAATATGCTCCAATACCTCCACTATCCCCTGTTGGCAGAGTTTAA